A section of the Chryseobacterium ginsenosidimutans genome encodes:
- a CDS encoding glycohydrolase toxin TNT-related protein has product MKNLFKYILFLTIPLLSVACKSDDEVLDNRIPPVMTLFYQSADELAKTYDPNGTVKQSIRNQAFNLYKQGKWNDLEVLFKNNNLNGGWPPANGGYNIIDDISFTAGQKFDRYSGAIGNFTGTGVPTLGGSFTSPIVDGYTYTFSQRALNQPEKSYDFYYEIDVLNNLLPFKGQIADVIPWFNQIGGGAQTMWKIPVDPMTGYQKTWNKLAQEGYIKVTIKKSPSGKYSNLAGTVIQ; this is encoded by the coding sequence ATGAAAAATTTGTTTAAGTACATTTTATTTTTAACAATTCCTTTACTATCGGTTGCCTGTAAATCGGATGACGAAGTTTTAGATAATAGGATACCCCCTGTTATGACTTTATTTTACCAAAGTGCTGATGAACTTGCAAAAACTTACGATCCAAACGGAACGGTAAAGCAATCGATTAGAAATCAGGCTTTTAATTTGTATAAACAAGGGAAATGGAATGATCTTGAAGTTTTGTTTAAAAATAATAACCTGAATGGAGGATGGCCTCCTGCTAATGGCGGGTATAATATTATTGATGATATTTCATTCACTGCCGGACAAAAATTTGACAGATACAGTGGAGCAATCGGTAATTTCACAGGAACCGGAGTTCCGACTTTGGGAGGAAGCTTTACGAGCCCTATCGTTGATGGTTATACTTATACTTTTAGCCAAAGAGCCTTAAATCAGCCGGAAAAATCTTATGACTTTTATTATGAAATAGATGTTTTGAATAATTTGTTACCTTTTAAAGGGCAGATTGCAGATGTTATTCCTTGGTTTAATCAAATTGGAGGAGGTGCTCAAACAATGTGGAAAATCCCAGTCGATCCTATGACTGGTTATCAAAAGACGTGGAATAAATTGGCTCAGGAAGGGTATATTAAGGTAACGATCAAAAAAAGTCCGAGCGGAAAATATAGTAACTTAGCGGGAACCGTTATTCAGTAA
- the lodB gene encoding lysine-epsilon-oxidase maturase LodB: MQNLLETNVLIVGGGPAGASAALSLLKYSDLKVVIIEETNLESVKIGEQVNSSIFDLLNYMGIEKKSFSENNFIQGYSNTAAWGSERIMVRDSIFNTETESFQLNREEFDYMLLEKVSEKGGIIFPRTKCLKFEQIENDYWTVELKHETKGNFSVKAKYLIDATGRSGSVCRKIGVESKRHDELTAIGRFFYFNESDMIKQDIIIESIEDGWWYCASLPDRKMTLTFFSDAHIIKEKRLEKSENWNELLSKTKHIKHKISQASSGGKPWVKNAFSQVTDISLKKNFLAVGDAAASFDPISSMGIGFAISSACHAAKAIIDADLGHENTFQHYQENINMIYCQYLETKTFFYQKEQRWSDSAFWQKRINMQRISK; this comes from the coding sequence ATGCAAAATTTGTTAGAAACTAATGTACTTATTGTCGGTGGAGGCCCTGCAGGGGCTTCCGCTGCTTTAAGCTTGCTTAAATATTCAGATTTAAAAGTCGTCATTATTGAAGAAACAAATTTGGAATCTGTGAAAATTGGCGAACAGGTTAATTCAAGTATTTTTGATTTGCTTAATTACATGGGAATTGAAAAAAAATCATTCAGTGAAAACAATTTTATTCAGGGTTACAGCAATACTGCAGCTTGGGGGAGTGAAAGAATAATGGTTCGTGATTCTATTTTTAATACAGAAACCGAAAGTTTTCAATTAAACAGAGAAGAATTCGATTATATGCTTCTTGAAAAAGTTTCAGAAAAAGGGGGGATTATTTTCCCAAGAACAAAATGCTTAAAATTCGAACAAATTGAAAATGATTACTGGACAGTCGAATTAAAACATGAAACCAAAGGAAATTTTAGTGTTAAAGCAAAATATTTAATCGATGCAACAGGAAGATCAGGCAGTGTCTGCAGGAAAATCGGTGTCGAATCAAAACGTCATGACGAACTGACTGCGATAGGGCGGTTTTTCTATTTTAATGAATCAGATATGATAAAACAAGACATTATTATTGAATCTATTGAAGATGGATGGTGGTATTGTGCTTCTTTGCCGGATCGTAAAATGACACTTACTTTTTTCTCTGATGCCCATATTATTAAAGAAAAAAGACTTGAAAAATCTGAAAACTGGAATGAGTTGCTTTCAAAAACAAAACACATTAAACATAAAATTTCACAAGCCTCTTCCGGAGGAAAACCTTGGGTGAAAAATGCTTTTTCACAGGTTACAGACATTAGTTTGAAAAAGAATTTTCTGGCTGTTGGAGATGCGGCAGCGTCTTTTGATCCTATTTCTTCAATGGGAATCGGTTTTGCGATCAGCTCTGCGTGTCATGCCGCGAAGGCTATTATAGATGCAGATCTGGGGCATGAGAATACATTCCAACATTATCAGGAAAACATCAATATGATCTACTGCCAATATCTTGAAACAAAGACTTTTTTTTACCAGAAAGAACAGCGATGGAGTGATTCTGCTTTCTGGCAAAAGAGAATTAATATGCAAAGAATAAGTAAGTAA
- the lodA gene encoding CTQ-dependent lysine 6-oxidase LodA: protein MNLSIHPSVGVARLGNSTTEICLSPDTIGGLPFDADSSGNSLGPITDFKDASGLIKRQGQPFKIIQDNGEEITLDTPNVASIEWTVHLANKKAAWYQYSELQGNLLYGQENSYQNQGIAFRNPDIPQEKRQSLIVDPGPRTISGKQSSIGFDQNNVPAGYPAQYPPQKVLYGVPVITLGDLLTDDSGRLIVLGGYGHAGGNLPLTSYGGSSTWHDDISDGPVYCTVTFNDGTPSVSLTAWIVIGSPDFAPEIVNISNLSDTMFDVAVRNFNLVPDMYSNGSYNPGYQANFQRDILPVINRISRYQWVSNVQSMMAFTSNIFDFTDNSEANLQNRQNYFSYFRQNDAQPPVPPDLPQEQLLKENGTDIFPMMPLNSGSNSVSNTNIMKFLALDETQLFLMQQWADGNFVSDSNYEQYPINPMDTGSVGNCVGLPMCPGIEVTWNLQNPIVYADPYTILQYGNEQQYQSQGLTPSRDECEGGGCEPGDLTKRMACPWQADFFQCTIQLINFTDPSVNKAGSPAAPLPPTYYSYWWPPQSPWDVLVGEFTADGQTATNVPAGQQMNYARGINSFTQMVQYWYALGFIRDNNSHSTGFPFFVETERNNEIFTYDNVPVSQISGNKEDDETSIPVFYIEEKPQVVAQRSERGRMLMEHLEEVGFKKIEVAAERMPLPRSGTRNRR, encoded by the coding sequence ATGAATTTATCAATTCACCCATCAGTAGGTGTTGCCCGATTAGGGAATAGCACTACTGAAATCTGTTTATCTCCGGATACAATCGGAGGACTCCCTTTTGATGCAGACAGCAGCGGAAATTCTCTGGGACCGATTACAGATTTTAAAGATGCTTCAGGTCTGATCAAACGACAGGGGCAGCCTTTCAAAATCATTCAGGATAACGGAGAAGAAATAACACTTGATACTCCAAATGTTGCTTCGATCGAATGGACAGTGCACTTAGCAAACAAAAAAGCAGCTTGGTATCAGTACAGCGAATTACAAGGGAATTTATTGTACGGACAGGAAAACAGCTATCAAAATCAAGGGATTGCATTTAGAAACCCAGATATTCCTCAGGAAAAAAGACAATCCTTAATTGTAGATCCGGGACCGAGAACGATCTCTGGAAAGCAAAGTTCCATTGGCTTTGATCAAAATAATGTTCCTGCAGGTTATCCGGCACAATATCCTCCACAAAAAGTTTTGTATGGTGTTCCTGTAATTACTTTAGGAGATCTTTTGACTGATGATTCAGGGAGATTAATTGTTTTAGGAGGTTACGGACACGCAGGAGGGAATCTTCCTTTAACAAGTTATGGAGGTTCAAGCACTTGGCATGACGATATTTCCGACGGGCCGGTCTATTGTACCGTAACTTTTAATGACGGAACTCCATCTGTTTCATTAACTGCATGGATCGTAATCGGATCTCCGGATTTTGCTCCCGAAATCGTTAATATTTCTAATTTGAGCGACACTATGTTTGATGTTGCAGTGAGAAACTTTAACCTTGTTCCGGATATGTACAGCAACGGAAGCTACAACCCCGGTTATCAGGCTAATTTCCAGAGAGATATTTTACCTGTCATTAATAGGATCAGCAGATACCAATGGGTTTCAAATGTTCAGTCGATGATGGCTTTTACAAGTAATATTTTTGATTTTACAGATAATTCTGAGGCTAATCTTCAAAACAGACAGAATTATTTCTCTTATTTCAGACAAAATGACGCCCAGCCGCCGGTTCCGCCAGATTTACCACAAGAGCAATTGCTAAAAGAAAACGGAACGGATATTTTCCCAATGATGCCGTTAAACTCGGGAAGCAATTCTGTGAGTAATACGAATATTATGAAGTTTCTGGCATTAGACGAGACTCAATTATTCTTAATGCAGCAATGGGCAGATGGAAATTTTGTAAGTGATTCTAATTATGAACAATATCCCATAAACCCAATGGATACGGGAAGTGTAGGAAACTGTGTCGGTCTTCCGATGTGTCCGGGAATCGAAGTAACATGGAATTTGCAAAATCCTATTGTTTATGCAGATCCGTATACAATTTTACAATATGGAAACGAACAGCAATATCAATCTCAAGGCTTAACACCTTCAAGAGACGAATGTGAAGGCGGAGGTTGCGAGCCTGGAGATTTAACGAAAAGAATGGCGTGTCCTTGGCAGGCAGATTTCTTCCAGTGTACCATACAGTTAATCAACTTTACAGATCCTTCGGTGAATAAAGCAGGTTCTCCGGCTGCACCGCTTCCTCCAACCTATTATTCATATTGGTGGCCGCCTCAAAGTCCGTGGGATGTTTTGGTAGGAGAGTTTACTGCTGATGGGCAGACTGCTACGAACGTTCCTGCAGGTCAGCAGATGAATTACGCACGTGGTATCAACAGTTTTACCCAGATGGTTCAGTACTGGTATGCATTAGGTTTTATCAGAGATAATAATTCTCACAGTACAGGATTCCCATTCTTTGTGGAAACAGAAAGGAACAACGAAATATTTACGTATGATAATGTTCCTGTGAGCCAGATCAGCGGAAATAAAGAGGATGACGAAACATCAATTCCTGTTTTCTATATTGAAGAGAAACCACAGGTGGTGGCTCAGAGAAGCGAAAGAGGAAGAATGCTGATGGAGCATTTGGAAGAAGTGGGATTCAAAAAGATCGAGGTTGCGGCAGAACGTATGCCATTGCCACGTTCCGGAACTCGAAACAGAAGATAA
- a CDS encoding Cof-type HAD-IIB family hydrolase, which translates to MNDIKLIVTDMDGTFLNSEHQVSPDFPEVYEELKKRNILFVPASGRQMLGITKYFGDIENEMAFIAENGGYVIYKNEELFADKLDQKYISEIINAIRKIPGATAVLSGKKKAYVETDNHDFITYISQFYTDNERRDDLAEGVDDSIFKIAIYHPEGSELNVYPVLKEFEKYDLEIVVSGQYWLDIMNKNINKGNALEKLQKTLDITPQQTMAFGDYMNDIQMLENSKYSYAMKNAHPLVKKAANFEACSNDNFGVLKIIKDYLNTN; encoded by the coding sequence ATGAATGATATTAAGTTGATAGTAACGGATATGGATGGTACCTTTCTGAACTCAGAGCATCAGGTAAGTCCAGACTTTCCTGAAGTATATGAAGAACTGAAAAAAAGAAATATTTTGTTTGTTCCTGCAAGTGGAAGACAAATGTTGGGAATTACCAAATATTTTGGAGATATTGAAAACGAAATGGCTTTTATTGCCGAAAACGGAGGTTATGTTATTTATAAAAATGAAGAACTTTTTGCAGATAAATTAGACCAGAAATACATTTCTGAAATTATCAATGCGATCCGAAAGATTCCTGGTGCTACAGCTGTTTTATCAGGAAAGAAAAAAGCTTATGTAGAAACCGATAATCACGATTTTATCACTTATATATCACAATTTTATACGGATAACGAAAGAAGGGATGATTTAGCCGAAGGTGTTGACGACAGTATTTTTAAAATCGCAATCTATCATCCTGAAGGCTCAGAGCTTAACGTATATCCTGTTTTGAAGGAATTTGAGAAATATGATCTTGAAATTGTAGTTTCCGGACAATATTGGTTGGATATTATGAATAAAAATATCAATAAAGGAAATGCGTTGGAAAAACTGCAAAAAACTTTGGATATCACACCACAACAAACCATGGCTTTTGGAGATTATATGAATGATATTCAAATGCTGGAAAATTCAAAATACTCTTATGCGATGAAAAATGCTCATCCTTTGGTAAAAAAAGCTGCAAATTTTGAGGCCTGTTCCAATGATAATTTTGGGGTCCTGAAAATTATTAAGGATTATTTAAATACCAATTAA
- a CDS encoding Lrp/AsnC family transcriptional regulator, with product MDHLDNKDLQLLRLLQTDAKLTVKELAKEINLSPSPVFERVKRLEQEGYVKKYAAILDAEKLNLGFTVYCQLKLKSNDSYLAVEFEQEIMQIEEVAECYSISGDFDFLLKVYVKDMKQYQNFVFNILGSVPSIGSTHSTFVMAQVKNIHGLTI from the coding sequence ATGGACCATCTTGACAATAAAGATTTGCAATTACTAAGATTGCTTCAAACAGATGCAAAACTTACAGTGAAAGAACTAGCTAAAGAAATTAATCTTTCTCCGTCACCCGTTTTTGAAAGAGTAAAAAGGCTTGAGCAGGAAGGATATGTTAAAAAATATGCGGCGATTCTGGATGCTGAAAAACTCAATCTTGGGTTTACGGTATATTGTCAGTTAAAATTAAAAAGTAACGACAGTTATTTGGCGGTGGAGTTTGAACAGGAAATTATGCAAATTGAAGAAGTTGCAGAATGTTACAGTATCTCTGGTGATTTTGATTTTCTTCTTAAAGTTTATGTAAAAGATATGAAGCAATATCAAAATTTCGTATTCAATATCCTCGGTTCTGTACCATCAATAGGAAGTACCCACAGCACATTTGTAATGGCACAGGTGAAAAATATACATGGATTAACAATTTAA
- a CDS encoding fibronectin type III domain-containing protein — protein MKLKILFGAMALLSASSIAAQNFQQMPISSGFTSDVIANGVGSSSVSTTTDVDGVSFAFVSRDFQLNSSSTQLTYGLPIDGLVNSVVATTPGLSYKLASYDSNNSLRLASQNDSGTLIFTTPTPAFRLYMLATTGSGASTVTVTVNFTDNTSQTIPGVTVADWYDAAGFAIQGFGRINRANNTLESGNGTNPRLYQILLNIDPANQAKPIQSVTVTKTSTTQGYTNVFAFSADAYSDCVPPTLNAVGTLTPNSAAVSWTSPSGTSPASYDVYYSTANTPPTSSTTPSFPGLTGTSTTIPGLNPNTTYYYWVRANCSSGTSQSAWSFSGTFKTLCGPMTSMFENFDSFATGNIVPDCWARIIDTNGSQTISSTTPVASGTRHIYQYSSTTQNPTTVVLPQFSNINTGTNWLRFKARVSSATGTLNVGYVTDAANSSTFVQLQALSIANTVYATAASEYTVIIPSSVPANARLAIRNTADGKSYYWDDVYWEPTPSCLAPSGLTSSNVLANTADISWTASASAPANGYEYYYSTTSTAPTAATAASGTSTATSTTINGLSPATTYYVWIRSACSTSDKSTWWGSITFTTACATLAAPFTQTFDNGAIPNCWTNTNPGSTSANLLWKFAGSADYGANLSNNGRAAGTYAWVDASSPYNGAGANTVQLVTPSINLTGLISPYISFEWYKNHSTSTSTTVSPSSYDNNKLTVEVNDGNGWISVWSDTSNSNLWRTVGIPLNSSYVGATIQVRFTVDKNVNGNGYFYDDVLLDNVQVKQDPNLLATSEVSSAKNNIKLYPNPFNDVINISEIEKVKSVIISDVSGRVVKTIDNPTKEINLSFLNSGLYLVTLRLKDGGRNTLKVIKK, from the coding sequence ATGAAGTTAAAAATACTTTTTGGAGCGATGGCTCTCTTATCAGCTTCTTCAATAGCTGCCCAAAACTTCCAACAAATGCCTATCTCATCAGGCTTTACATCAGATGTAATTGCTAACGGAGTCGGATCTTCGTCAGTCTCAACAACTACAGATGTGGATGGTGTATCTTTCGCATTTGTATCAAGAGATTTCCAGTTAAATTCTTCAAGCACCCAACTTACCTATGGCCTACCAATTGACGGGCTTGTAAACAGTGTAGTAGCAACTACGCCGGGCTTAAGCTATAAACTGGCAAGTTACGACTCTAATAATTCTCTGAGATTAGCCAGCCAAAATGATTCAGGAACATTGATTTTTACAACTCCTACTCCTGCTTTTAGACTCTATATGCTTGCAACAACAGGAAGTGGAGCTTCTACAGTAACGGTAACAGTAAATTTCACCGACAATACCTCACAGACTATTCCGGGAGTAACGGTTGCAGACTGGTATGATGCCGCAGGTTTTGCAATTCAGGGATTTGGCAGAATTAACAGAGCCAACAATACCTTGGAATCAGGAAACGGAACAAACCCAAGATTATATCAGATTCTTTTAAATATTGATCCTGCAAATCAGGCTAAACCGATTCAAAGTGTAACAGTTACCAAAACTTCAACAACTCAGGGGTATACGAATGTTTTTGCTTTTTCAGCTGATGCTTATTCAGATTGTGTACCTCCGACGTTGAATGCAGTCGGAACACTTACTCCAAACTCTGCAGCGGTTTCGTGGACATCTCCAAGCGGAACATCCCCTGCAAGTTATGACGTATATTACAGCACAGCCAATACTCCTCCTACAAGCAGTACAACACCAAGTTTTCCGGGACTTACCGGAACTTCTACGACAATTCCCGGGCTGAACCCGAATACGACTTATTACTATTGGGTAAGAGCAAACTGCAGCTCAGGAACAAGCCAGAGTGCATGGTCATTCTCCGGTACATTTAAGACATTATGCGGACCTATGACCTCAATGTTTGAAAATTTTGATTCTTTCGCAACAGGAAATATCGTACCAGATTGCTGGGCAAGAATTATTGATACAAACGGAAGTCAGACCATCTCTTCTACAACTCCGGTAGCTTCAGGAACAAGACATATCTATCAGTATAGCTCAACTACACAAAATCCTACGACTGTTGTTCTTCCGCAGTTCAGTAACATTAATACCGGAACAAATTGGTTAAGATTTAAGGCAAGAGTTAGTTCTGCAACAGGAACATTAAATGTAGGATATGTAACAGATGCTGCAAACAGTTCAACTTTTGTTCAACTACAAGCTCTAAGCATAGCTAATACAGTATATGCAACAGCAGCTTCTGAATATACAGTTATTATCCCTTCGTCTGTACCTGCTAATGCAAGACTGGCAATTAGAAATACTGCAGATGGAAAATCATATTACTGGGATGATGTATATTGGGAGCCGACTCCAAGTTGTTTGGCACCGTCAGGATTAACTTCTTCCAATGTATTGGCTAATACTGCAGATATTTCCTGGACAGCATCTGCTTCGGCGCCTGCAAATGGATATGAATACTACTATTCTACAACCAGTACAGCTCCTACTGCAGCAACTGCAGCATCAGGAACAAGTACAGCTACATCAACTACTATTAACGGACTTTCCCCTGCTACCACTTATTATGTTTGGATAAGATCAGCATGCAGTACTTCTGACAAAAGTACATGGTGGGGATCTATTACATTTACTACTGCATGTGCCACTTTAGCAGCCCCTTTCACTCAAACATTTGATAACGGAGCGATTCCTAACTGTTGGACTAATACAAACCCCGGCAGTACAAGTGCCAATCTTTTGTGGAAGTTTGCAGGAAGTGCAGATTATGGCGCAAACCTTTCCAATAACGGAAGAGCAGCGGGTACATATGCATGGGTAGACGCAAGCTCACCTTATAACGGAGCGGGTGCTAATACAGTACAGTTGGTGACTCCATCCATTAATTTAACAGGATTAATTTCTCCATATATTTCATTTGAGTGGTATAAAAATCATTCTACATCAACATCTACAACCGTAAGTCCTTCATCGTATGACAATAATAAACTTACCGTAGAAGTAAATGATGGAAACGGCTGGATTTCTGTATGGTCAGACACATCAAATTCAAACCTTTGGAGAACAGTAGGAATCCCTTTGAATTCTTCTTATGTAGGAGCTACAATTCAGGTAAGATTTACTGTAGATAAAAACGTAAACGGCAATGGTTATTTTTATGATGATGTATTGCTGGATAATGTACAGGTTAAACAAGATCCTAATTTATTGGCTACAAGTGAAGTTTCTTCAGCTAAAAATAATATCAAGCTTTATCCGAATCCTTTCAATGATGTAATTAATATTTCTGAAATTGAAAAAGTAAAATCAGTAATCATTAGTGATGTTTCTGGAAGAGTTGTTAAAACCATTGACAATCCTACAAAAGAAATCAATTTAAGCTTCTTGAATTCGGGATTGTATTTAGTAACGCTTCGTCTTAAAGATGGAGGTCGAAATACTTTAAAAGTGATTAAAAAATAG
- a CDS encoding cytochrome-c peroxidase: MKNVLSWILVLFLLVSVLNNCLSNSVQKEASQKVAFIDNLRKLYSSGDSSKWPKPILDPESKPSFSEIGHLPDVQFPSDNQYSSEKELLGKTLFFDPRLSKSNQIACASCHDPELGWCDSRTFSFGHDRQIGTRNAMSILNVAYAKSLFWDGRAKSLEEQSQMPIQDEREMSEHIDIAAGKIGKIKGYEILFEKAFGDKSVTKDRISKAIATFERTVKSSSSKFDKFIDGKSEIYTNDELMGLHLFRTKAQCMNCHNSGYFSNSKFENVGTSLLGEKGEDLGRYLITKNAEDAGKFRVPSLREVPRTGPWQHNGSMMTLTEVIEFYSKGNPEYSQKRSTVHEGITLHSQKSGMVRMLELSDEEISQLEAFLRTLSTKTDRITVPELPR, translated from the coding sequence ATGAAGAATGTTTTAAGTTGGATTTTGGTTTTATTTCTTTTAGTTTCTGTTTTAAATAATTGCTTAAGTAATTCGGTACAAAAAGAAGCCAGCCAAAAAGTTGCTTTTATTGATAACCTGAGAAAACTATATTCTTCAGGTGATTCTTCGAAGTGGCCAAAACCAATTTTAGATCCGGAATCAAAGCCGTCTTTTTCAGAGATCGGTCATTTGCCGGATGTTCAGTTTCCTTCTGACAATCAATATTCTTCAGAAAAAGAATTGTTGGGGAAAACACTTTTTTTTGATCCACGTCTTTCAAAATCAAACCAAATTGCGTGTGCATCTTGTCACGATCCGGAATTAGGCTGGTGCGACAGCAGAACATTTTCTTTCGGTCACGATCGACAAATCGGAACCCGGAATGCGATGAGTATTCTGAATGTTGCATATGCAAAATCTTTATTTTGGGATGGCCGTGCCAAATCTTTGGAAGAACAGTCTCAGATGCCAATTCAGGATGAAAGGGAAATGAGTGAACATATTGATATTGCAGCTGGGAAAATCGGAAAAATAAAAGGATATGAAATTTTATTTGAAAAAGCTTTTGGTGATAAATCGGTTACAAAAGACAGAATTTCTAAAGCCATTGCAACTTTTGAAAGAACAGTGAAAAGTTCTTCGAGTAAATTTGATAAGTTTATTGACGGGAAATCAGAGATTTATACAAATGATGAATTGATGGGACTTCATCTTTTCAGAACTAAAGCTCAATGTATGAACTGCCACAATTCAGGATATTTTTCCAATAGTAAATTTGAAAATGTGGGAACCTCTTTGTTAGGTGAAAAAGGGGAAGATCTGGGGAGATATTTAATAACGAAAAACGCTGAAGATGCCGGAAAATTTCGTGTTCCGAGTTTGCGTGAAGTCCCAAGAACAGGACCTTGGCAACACAACGGATCGATGATGACCTTAACAGAAGTTATTGAATTTTACAGCAAAGGAAATCCGGAATATTCGCAAAAAAGATCAACCGTTCACGAAGGAATTACATTGCATTCCCAAAAATCGGGAATGGTAAGAATGCTGGAATTATCAGATGAAGAAATCTCTCAATTGGAAGCATTTTTACGAACTTTATCCACCAAAACAGACAGAATTACTGTCCCTGAGTTGCCAAGATAA